The nucleotide sequence GCACGAACGCACCCGACTCGTCGGTGGAGAACTCCTTCGCGAGCTCCACCGCCTCGTCGATCGCGACCGCCGTGGGCACCTCGTCGTTGAAGAGGATCTCCCACGCGCCGATGCGCAGGAGCGCACGGTCGACCGCGGGCATCCGCTCCAGCTTCCATTCGCGACTGTGCGTCGTGATCTGCTCGTCGATCTCGTCGCGCTGATCGATGATGCCGTCGACGATCTCGCGGGCGTACAGCCACGAGGCCTCGCGGGCCGGCTCGTTGGCCGCACGCTTGGCTTCGGCCGCCAGGGCGACGGCGACCTCGTCGCCGCGGACGTCGGCGGAGAACAGGATGTCGAGCGCGCGCTTGCGCGCCTTCGTGCGGGCGCTCACGCCTTACTTCTCGCGGCCGAGGTACTCACCCGTGCGGGTGTCGACCTTGACCTTCGTACCGGTCTCCAGGAACAGCGGAACCTGGATCTCGTAGCCGGTCTCGAGCGTCGCGGGCTTGGTGCCGGCGGACGAGCGGTCGCCCTGCAGACCGGGCTCGGTGTAGGTCACCTCGAGGATGAC is from Microbacterium sp. BLY and encodes:
- the nusB gene encoding transcription antitermination factor NusB, giving the protein MSARTKARKRALDILFSADVRGDEVAVALAAEAKRAANEPAREASWLYAREIVDGIIDQRDEIDEQITTHSREWKLERMPAVDRALLRIGAWEILFNDEVPTAVAIDEAVELAKEFSTDESGAFVHGVLARVARSS